In Pseudomonadales bacterium, a single window of DNA contains:
- a CDS encoding SPOR domain-containing protein, whose translation MSHDYAKRAAQHKQKIGKNDTPRVSKTFMAITFISIACFAAFLYYLTQLQPEVQPTLQKSTSTPVKPEKTEPKVKTTRTPVVETSKADDEYDFYKLLPQTEVIPPRVEEYQSKPIQQAGAKTYLLQAGSFRHHEDADRLRAKLILQGLEVTVKLAKGRTGANWYRVLVGPFTSRSKLNHAQDILARANTESMLIEIK comes from the coding sequence ATGTCTCACGATTACGCCAAAAGAGCCGCACAACACAAACAAAAGATCGGTAAAAATGATACCCCAAGGGTTTCAAAAACCTTCATGGCGATCACCTTTATCAGCATCGCCTGCTTTGCTGCGTTCCTTTATTATCTGACACAATTACAACCAGAGGTGCAGCCAACCTTACAGAAAAGCACCAGCACCCCGGTCAAGCCGGAAAAAACAGAGCCTAAGGTGAAAACAACGCGCACGCCTGTGGTTGAGACTTCAAAAGCTGACGATGAGTACGATTTTTATAAACTGCTCCCGCAAACCGAAGTGATTCCGCCTAGAGTTGAGGAGTATCAGTCAAAACCGATTCAACAGGCAGGGGCCAAGACCTATTTGCTTCAGGCTGGCTCTTTCCGGCATCATGAGGATGCTGATCGCTTGCGCGCAAAACTCATTCTGCAAGGCCTCGAAGTAACGGTCAAACTGGCCAAAGGCCGCACCGGAGCAAATTGGTATCGTGTCTTGGTCGGCCCATTCACCTCGCGCTCTAAGCTTAATCACGCGCAAGACATCCTCGCTCGCGCGAATACTGAATCCATGTTGATTGAAATCAAATAA
- the bcrB gene encoding benzoyl-CoA reductase subunit B yields MTTEKKAPVDLSKDVQKDNSQLLQKEMIRGNFDKLAKADADHEKKVVYTFVPGNLNELVQCFDVVGNYPEINALQSAMQKKTGAYVMEAERYGQDEDVCTYVKADLGMMRKGNVGPSGQKIAEPDLLLLSYTGCFTFMKWFELLRHEYKCETAMLHVPYQGDGEITQNMRDYVVKQLKEDLIPTLERVSGVKFDIDRLREHLRESAKAEDKLVKVLETAKLKPSPIDSYFGGIYYVGPTFSAFRGTPECTAYYDMLWDEVQERVRKGQGPVTPEGVMEKERYRLVVEGPPNYTHMREFWKMFYDEGAVVVASSYTKVGGNYEQGFRHDPDRPLESLADYCLGCYTNLNLPARTKMLENYINDYEADGLLINSIKSCNSFSAGQLLMMNEIEKRTGKPAAFVETDLVDPRYFSPSNVKNRLESYFQMVDQKRSAA; encoded by the coding sequence ATGACTACTGAAAAGAAAGCCCCAGTTGATTTATCTAAAGATGTCCAAAAGGATAATTCCCAGTTATTACAGAAAGAAATGATTCGAGGCAATTTTGACAAATTAGCCAAAGCTGATGCTGATCATGAGAAAAAAGTCGTTTACACCTTCGTTCCCGGCAACCTGAATGAGCTGGTGCAGTGCTTTGATGTGGTAGGTAACTATCCGGAAATTAACGCACTGCAATCAGCGATGCAGAAGAAAACCGGTGCCTATGTCATGGAGGCCGAGCGTTATGGCCAGGATGAAGACGTTTGTACCTACGTAAAAGCCGATCTGGGTATGATGCGTAAAGGTAATGTCGGGCCATCTGGACAGAAAATTGCCGAGCCTGATCTGCTACTCTTGTCCTACACCGGTTGTTTCACCTTCATGAAGTGGTTTGAATTATTACGTCATGAATACAAGTGCGAAACCGCCATGTTACACGTCCCCTATCAAGGTGATGGCGAAATCACACAAAACATGCGCGATTACGTAGTAAAACAGCTCAAAGAAGACCTGATCCCGACACTTGAGCGTGTCAGCGGCGTTAAGTTCGATATCGACCGTTTACGTGAGCATCTGCGTGAGTCCGCAAAAGCCGAAGATAAGCTCGTAAAAGTGTTGGAAACGGCCAAATTGAAGCCCTCCCCGATCGACTCCTACTTCGGCGGCATTTACTACGTCGGCCCGACTTTCTCAGCTTTCCGCGGTACTCCAGAATGTACCGCCTATTACGATATGCTGTGGGACGAAGTCCAAGAGCGTGTGCGCAAAGGTCAAGGCCCAGTGACACCGGAAGGCGTGATGGAAAAAGAAAGATATCGTCTAGTTGTAGAAGGTCCGCCGAACTACACCCACATGCGTGAATTCTGGAAAATGTTCTATGACGAAGGTGCTGTCGTCGTCGCCAGTTCGTACACCAAAGTAGGTGGCAACTATGAGCAGGGTTTCCGGCACGATCCCGATCGTCCGCTAGAGTCCTTAGCCGATTATTGTCTGGGGTGTTACACCAACCTGAACCTACCAGCGCGCACCAAGATGCTGGAAAACTATATCAATGACTATGAAGCCGATGGCCTGTTAATCAACTCCATTAAGAGTTGTAACAGCTTCTCAGCAGGTCAGTTGCTGATGATGAATGAAATTGAGAAACGTACCGGCAAGCCTGCGGCTTTCGTTGAAACCGACCTGGTTGACCCGCGTTATTTCTCACCATCGAACGTTAAGAACCGTCTGGAAAGTTACTTCCAAATGGTTGACCAAAAACGCTCTGCGGCTTGA
- the bcrC gene encoding benzoyl-CoA reductase subunit C, whose translation MGTKEIIERCEALYEDLNFTSAREWKAAAPGRHVIGHLPIYIPRELIHAAGMLPLGIYGGGDQLEVIQGDAFYQSYICRIPRSTIELALTGRLDFVDGMLFPSICDVIRNLSGVWKLTQQDTYVRYVDVPQNYEKEIGGKFYIQEMKELLEGLEGISGRKVTNDDLLASIKLYNINRELIMELYEQRIEQPWNIPVTEVYLLMRAGQVLPVEEHNQMLRDYIDAIGDVERPKRDNTKVVMNGMFCEQPPLNLVKSIELSGCYVVDDDFILVNRWLRENVKEEGDALENLSDCFLEHSTRTSATYEPSEEKKGEQLIEAVRKSGAEGVIFAAPSFCDPALLERPMLQDVLDAHNIPNIAFKYAENLGQMQPIREQAGTFADSIKLWS comes from the coding sequence ATGGGAACTAAAGAAATTATCGAACGCTGCGAAGCGCTGTATGAAGATCTAAACTTTACTTCAGCGCGCGAGTGGAAAGCAGCCGCACCAGGCCGTCACGTGATTGGACACCTGCCTATCTATATTCCTCGTGAACTGATTCACGCTGCCGGAATGCTGCCATTGGGTATTTATGGCGGCGGCGACCAGTTAGAGGTGATTCAAGGTGACGCATTCTATCAAAGCTATATCTGCCGAATTCCACGTTCAACGATTGAGCTAGCACTTACCGGCCGATTGGATTTCGTTGACGGCATGCTGTTCCCCAGCATTTGCGACGTTATTCGTAATCTTTCCGGTGTGTGGAAACTGACACAGCAGGACACCTATGTGCGTTATGTCGACGTGCCGCAGAACTACGAGAAAGAAATCGGCGGCAAGTTCTACATTCAGGAAATGAAAGAACTGCTTGAAGGTTTGGAAGGTATTTCCGGCCGCAAAGTCACTAACGATGACCTGTTAGCCTCAATCAAGCTATACAACATCAATCGCGAACTGATCATGGAACTTTATGAGCAGCGTATCGAGCAACCCTGGAATATTCCGGTGACTGAGGTTTACCTGCTGATGCGCGCCGGACAGGTACTGCCCGTTGAGGAGCATAACCAGATGTTACGCGATTACATCGACGCTATCGGTGATGTTGAGCGGCCAAAACGCGATAATACCAAGGTAGTAATGAACGGCATGTTCTGTGAACAACCCCCTTTGAACCTAGTGAAATCGATCGAACTATCTGGCTGTTACGTAGTAGATGACGACTTTATTCTGGTTAACCGCTGGTTAAGAGAAAACGTCAAGGAAGAAGGTGATGCCCTGGAAAATCTGTCCGATTGCTTCCTTGAGCACTCCACCCGTACTTCTGCAACCTATGAACCCTCCGAAGAGAAGAAAGGCGAGCAGCTCATTGAAGCTGTGCGCAAATCCGGCGCTGAGGGCGTCATCTTTGCAGCCCCCAGTTTCTGTGACCCAGCGCTGTTAGAGCGGCCCATGTTGCAGGACGTACTTGACGCCCACAATATCCCCAATATTGCCTTCAAGTACGCCGAGAACCTCGGCCAAATGCAGCCTATCCGTGAACAGGCTGGCACATTCGCAGACTCAATTAAGTTGTGGAGCTAA
- a CDS encoding polyhydroxyalkanoic acid system family protein: MSKDQALQAAEKVADKLARDYGVNFSWRGDCADIKGPGVQGTCAVSEGLVDIQLTLGFLAAPFAVRVKEEINKYFDRLEQA, from the coding sequence ATGAGTAAAGATCAAGCGTTACAGGCCGCTGAAAAAGTGGCGGATAAGCTAGCGCGTGATTACGGGGTGAATTTTTCCTGGCGGGGCGATTGCGCGGATATCAAAGGGCCGGGCGTTCAAGGCACCTGCGCAGTATCGGAAGGTTTGGTGGATATTCAATTAACGTTAGGCTTTCTGGCGGCGCCTTTTGCTGTACGAGTGAAGGAGGAAATTAATAAATATTTTGATCGCTTGGAACAGGCTTGA
- the oah gene encoding 6-oxocyclohex-1-ene-1-carbonyl-CoA hydratase — protein MNPTTEAIVRDIAPNQLADHNLVSDEIESLCDGMVRYEMRPAKRLDGTEVTGIYNAWIILNNPAQYNSYTTNMAKALILAFRKASMARDVNAVVFTAVGDKAFCTGGNTKEYAEYYAGNPQEYRQYMRLFNDMVSAIIGCDKPVICRVNGMRIGGGQEIGMAADFTVAQDLANFGQAGPKHGSAAIGGATDFLPVMIGCEQAMVSGTLCEPFSAHKANRLGICCEIVPALKIDGKFIANPTVVTNQFLDEFGRIVHGDFKKGPELKAGKELIKQGEIDLSLLDERVEALCSKLLETFPECMAKSLEELRKPKLEAWNRNKENSRAWLALNMMNEARTGFRAFNEGNKETGREIDFVALRQALAKGAPWTPELIESLMPKAEG, from the coding sequence ATGAATCCAACTACCGAAGCTATTGTTCGGGATATCGCACCTAATCAATTGGCTGACCACAACTTGGTGAGCGATGAAATTGAAAGCTTATGCGACGGCATGGTTCGCTATGAAATGCGTCCAGCCAAACGACTCGACGGCACTGAGGTAACAGGTATCTATAATGCCTGGATTATCCTGAACAACCCGGCACAATATAACTCTTACACCACTAATATGGCGAAAGCATTGATTCTAGCGTTTCGCAAAGCATCCATGGCTCGCGATGTTAACGCTGTCGTCTTTACTGCTGTTGGCGACAAAGCATTTTGTACTGGTGGTAATACCAAAGAATATGCCGAGTACTACGCTGGCAACCCACAAGAATATCGTCAATATATGCGCTTATTTAACGATATGGTGTCTGCCATCATAGGCTGTGACAAACCGGTTATCTGCCGCGTTAATGGGATGCGCATCGGCGGCGGTCAGGAAATAGGTATGGCTGCTGACTTTACTGTCGCGCAGGATTTAGCCAATTTTGGTCAGGCTGGCCCTAAACATGGCTCTGCCGCCATTGGTGGCGCAACTGATTTTCTGCCCGTTATGATCGGCTGCGAACAAGCCATGGTTTCCGGAACTCTGTGCGAACCCTTCTCTGCACACAAAGCAAATCGCCTAGGAATCTGCTGTGAAATTGTTCCTGCCTTAAAAATCGACGGTAAATTTATTGCTAACCCGACCGTTGTTACTAACCAGTTTCTTGATGAATTTGGCCGTATCGTACACGGTGATTTCAAAAAAGGCCCCGAGCTCAAAGCAGGCAAAGAATTAATCAAGCAAGGCGAAATTGACCTTTCTTTATTGGATGAGCGCGTTGAGGCACTGTGTAGCAAACTGCTCGAAACCTTTCCAGAGTGCATGGCAAAGAGCTTGGAAGAGTTACGCAAACCGAAACTCGAAGCTTGGAATCGCAACAAAGAAAACTCACGTGCTTGGTTAGCGTTAAACATGATGAACGAAGCCCGCACCGGATTCCGTGCCTTTAACGAAGGCAATAAGGAAACTGGTCGTGAAATCGATTTCGTCGCATTGCGTCAAGCCTTAGCCAAAGGCGCACCCTGGACACCAGAGCTGATTGAAAGTCTGATGCCAAAGGCAGAAGGTTAA
- a CDS encoding primosomal protein N', which yields MASPPILKIALPTPLRRCFDYLPPSTNQSGPYLPGSRIRVPFGNRDMVGILVQVVDHSDVPRNKLKPANKIIDEQPIIPAHILRLYEWCANYYQHPLGDVLATALPTLLRKGETNLRQTEIVYLATELGRAQAQDQLSRAPKQAEVMALALEHPKGFGEHAIQTLGLSGSPLKALLDKGFLVRQSIQITPQRRSATILAEAPLTLNTHQRQAVDAVTQSLAAFSCFLIEGVTGSGKTEVYLQVIGQVLKKGGSALVLVPEIGLTPQTVSRFKRRFNVPITLLHSGLSDQQRAHDWLYTAQEEAGIIIGTRSSVFTPIRHLGIIIVDEEHDLSFKQQDGLRYSARDIAVMRAHQENIPILLGTATPSLESLYNVQSNRYHLLQLPERAGNAALPSFELIDVRSRPLQDGYSQPLISAISEQLAQGNQVLIFLNRRGFSPIMMCHECGWIANCKRCDARLTLHLNPYQLRCHHCSAQKKVPPSCPDCGHTQLSPLGVGTERSEQAISELFPKTEIIRIDRDTTRAKSAMQNLVAIIKEGKPCILIGTQMLAKGHHFPNVTLVAILEADAGFFSSDFRGLERMGQLITQVAGRAGRAKKSGKVLIQTHHADHPLLNQLITRGYSAFAQQLLADREQTNLPPYSHAALIRAEAVKEQAPFEFLTQVQKLAQQLSNTYQLKNIELFGPIPAIMYKRSGRYRAQLMLICSDRKSLHQLLTPLCLQLESLGGSGKVRWSVDVDPQESI from the coding sequence GTGGCAAGCCCGCCAATATTAAAGATTGCCTTACCAACGCCACTCAGAAGGTGCTTTGATTATCTTCCTCCCAGCACCAATCAAAGCGGCCCCTACCTGCCAGGTTCACGTATTCGCGTGCCTTTTGGTAATCGTGACATGGTTGGCATCCTAGTCCAGGTAGTTGACCATTCAGACGTGCCTAGAAACAAACTCAAACCTGCCAACAAAATTATTGACGAGCAACCCATTATTCCAGCGCACATACTCCGACTTTATGAGTGGTGCGCAAACTATTACCAGCATCCCCTCGGTGACGTTCTGGCAACTGCTCTGCCCACGCTATTACGTAAGGGTGAGACGAATTTAAGGCAAACGGAAATAGTCTATCTCGCCACCGAGCTAGGGCGTGCGCAGGCCCAGGACCAATTAAGCCGAGCGCCAAAACAAGCAGAAGTCATGGCGCTTGCCTTAGAGCACCCGAAAGGTTTTGGGGAGCACGCCATACAAACCTTAGGATTGAGTGGCTCACCCTTAAAGGCGTTACTTGATAAAGGCTTCCTGGTGAGGCAGTCAATTCAGATAACCCCACAGCGGCGAAGCGCCACCATATTGGCTGAGGCGCCATTAACGCTAAATACTCACCAGCGACAGGCGGTCGATGCCGTCACTCAATCGTTAGCTGCTTTTTCCTGTTTTCTTATCGAGGGCGTGACTGGCAGCGGGAAAACGGAGGTTTATCTACAGGTCATTGGACAGGTGCTAAAAAAGGGGGGTTCGGCACTGGTACTCGTGCCCGAGATTGGCTTAACACCGCAAACCGTATCTCGCTTCAAGCGCCGTTTTAATGTCCCCATTACCCTGCTCCACTCGGGCCTTTCTGATCAGCAACGTGCTCATGATTGGCTTTATACTGCTCAGGAGGAAGCTGGCATCATCATCGGCACTCGCTCCTCGGTATTCACACCAATCAGACATTTGGGCATTATCATTGTCGATGAAGAACACGACCTTTCCTTTAAACAACAGGATGGGCTGCGTTACTCAGCGCGAGATATCGCGGTTATGCGTGCGCACCAGGAAAATATTCCTATCCTTCTTGGCACGGCGACGCCCTCGCTGGAAAGTCTTTATAACGTGCAAAGCAATCGATACCATCTTTTGCAACTACCCGAACGAGCCGGAAATGCTGCCCTACCCAGCTTTGAGCTGATCGATGTCCGCAGCAGGCCGCTTCAGGATGGTTATTCACAACCTTTGATTAGCGCTATTTCAGAGCAACTTGCCCAAGGTAACCAAGTTTTAATTTTCCTAAATCGGCGTGGTTTTTCTCCGATTATGATGTGTCATGAGTGCGGCTGGATAGCCAACTGTAAACGCTGCGATGCCCGTTTAACCCTACACCTCAACCCCTACCAACTGCGCTGCCATCATTGTAGCGCGCAAAAAAAAGTACCCCCCAGCTGCCCAGACTGTGGGCATACACAACTGAGCCCTCTGGGAGTAGGCACTGAACGTTCAGAGCAAGCAATCTCTGAGCTATTTCCAAAAACCGAAATAATTCGAATTGACCGGGACACCACCCGTGCCAAATCGGCGATGCAAAACCTTGTTGCCATCATAAAAGAAGGCAAGCCTTGCATCCTCATCGGCACGCAAATGCTGGCAAAAGGACACCATTTTCCCAACGTCACACTAGTCGCGATACTGGAGGCAGACGCCGGGTTTTTTAGCTCTGACTTTCGGGGCCTGGAACGCATGGGACAGCTAATCACTCAAGTAGCCGGTCGTGCCGGAAGAGCCAAGAAAAGCGGTAAGGTTTTAATTCAGACACATCACGCAGATCACCCCCTGCTCAATCAACTCATTACACGTGGCTACTCTGCTTTTGCACAGCAGTTACTGGCTGATCGAGAACAAACCAATCTACCACCCTATAGTCACGCCGCATTAATCAGAGCCGAAGCCGTGAAGGAGCAGGCACCTTTTGAGTTTTTAACACAGGTACAAAAATTGGCTCAGCAGCTGTCGAATACTTATCAGCTCAAAAATATTGAGTTGTTTGGCCCCATCCCCGCCATAATGTACAAAAGATCGGGGCGTTATCGCGCTCAGCTCATGCTAATATGCTCCGATCGCAAGTCGCTGCACCAGCTGCTGACACCGCTCTGCCTTCAGCTTGAGAGTCTGGGCGGATCAGGCAAAGTGCGCTGGTCGGTTGATGTCGACCCACAGGAGTCGATTTGA
- the hslV gene encoding ATP-dependent protease subunit HslV, whose translation MTTIVSVRRNNQVVLGGDGQVSLGNTVMKGNARKVRRLYRDQVIAGFAGATADAFTLFERFEAKLEKHQGHLMRAAVELAKDWRTDRMLQKLEALLAVADKEHSLIISGNGDVIEPEHGLIAIGSGGPFAQSAARALIENTDLDAKTIVEKSLAIAADICVYTNHNQTIEELESVA comes from the coding sequence ATGACTACCATTGTATCGGTTCGCAGGAATAATCAGGTGGTGCTTGGTGGCGATGGCCAGGTTTCACTTGGCAATACCGTCATGAAAGGCAACGCTCGCAAAGTACGGCGTTTATATCGAGATCAAGTCATTGCCGGTTTCGCCGGTGCTACTGCCGATGCCTTTACTCTGTTTGAACGCTTTGAAGCAAAGCTAGAGAAGCACCAAGGGCACCTGATGCGTGCTGCCGTAGAATTAGCTAAAGATTGGCGCACTGATCGCATGCTGCAAAAGCTGGAAGCGCTATTAGCCGTCGCCGACAAAGAGCACTCCCTCATTATTTCCGGTAACGGTGATGTCATAGAACCCGAACACGGGTTAATAGCCATTGGCTCAGGCGGCCCATTTGCGCAATCTGCGGCTCGCGCCCTGATCGAAAATACTGATTTAGACGCCAAGACCATCGTTGAAAAAAGCCTGGCCATCGCTGCCGATATTTGTGTCTACACCAACCACAACCAAACGATCGAAGAGCTCGAATCGGTTGCTTAA
- a CDS encoding cyclohexa-1,5-dienecarbonyl-CoA hydratase yields the protein MSESPLKVWLEHDGQLLRLRLARPKANIVDAEMIAALCAALDSHASSAELSAVLLDAEGTHFSFGASVAEHMPDQCADMLKSLHALIKQMLDFPVPIMVAIQGQCLGGGLEVACGGDLLFARPDAKLGQPEIKLGVFAPAASCLLPERIGSSAATDLLWSGRSIDGNEAYRIGLVNELSENPSAAAEEWFTTHLLGSSASSLRFARRAARFDAVARIKSKLDEVESLYLQELMATHDAVEGLQAFVEKRTVNWEHR from the coding sequence ATGAGCGAATCACCACTTAAAGTATGGCTAGAGCATGACGGGCAGTTGTTACGCCTGAGATTAGCTCGACCAAAAGCCAACATCGTGGATGCTGAAATGATCGCGGCACTCTGTGCAGCCTTGGATTCCCACGCCTCTAGCGCTGAATTATCTGCAGTACTGCTCGATGCCGAGGGAACTCATTTCAGCTTCGGCGCAAGCGTTGCAGAGCATATGCCCGATCAATGCGCGGACATGCTGAAAAGCTTACACGCTTTGATTAAGCAGATGCTGGATTTTCCAGTGCCTATTATGGTTGCCATCCAGGGACAATGTTTAGGTGGCGGCCTTGAAGTCGCTTGTGGCGGCGACCTGTTATTTGCCCGCCCAGACGCAAAATTAGGCCAGCCGGAGATTAAGTTAGGCGTCTTTGCCCCTGCAGCTTCTTGTTTACTACCTGAACGCATCGGCAGCAGCGCAGCAACAGACTTACTCTGGTCCGGACGCAGTATCGACGGTAATGAAGCCTATCGAATTGGGCTGGTCAATGAGCTGTCTGAGAACCCTTCTGCTGCTGCAGAAGAATGGTTTACTACGCATTTACTGGGTAGCAGTGCCAGCTCTTTACGCTTCGCCCGCAGAGCAGCGCGATTTGACGCTGTCGCACGAATCAAATCCAAACTAGATGAAGTTGAATCACTGTACTTGCAGGAATTAATGGCGACTCATGACGCTGTTGAGGGCCTACAGGCATTTGTTGAAAAACGCACCGTAAATTGGGAGCACCGTTAA
- the hslU gene encoding ATP-dependent protease ATPase subunit HslU, which produces MSNMTPREIVHELDKHIIGQADAKRAVAIALRNRWRRMQLDEQMRNEITPKNILMIGPTGVGKTEIARRLAKLAQAPFIKIEATKFTEVGYVGRDVESIVRDLVDMAVKMVREKEMEKVKHRAEDAAEERILDALLPPPRSSEFGDSQTNKESSTTRQVFRKKLREGELGDKEIELELNAMPIGVEIMAPPGMEEMSNQLQSMFSNMSGNRKKTRKLKIKEAYKLLCDEEAAKLVNEEDLKTQAIHSVEQNGIVFLDEIDKVTKRSGVNGPDVSREGVQRDLLPLIEGCTISTKFGMIKTDHILFIASGAFHLAKPSDLIPELQGRLPIRVELNALTPEDFERILTEPDASLTEQYQALLGTEGTDIQYTKDGICRIAEIAWQVNERTENIGARRLHTVMERLLESVSFDATDSTKVTIDSAYVDQYLGDLAQDEDLSRYIL; this is translated from the coding sequence ATGTCAAATATGACGCCAAGAGAAATCGTTCACGAACTGGACAAACATATCATCGGTCAAGCCGATGCCAAACGTGCAGTCGCCATAGCCCTGCGCAATCGTTGGCGTCGTATGCAGTTAGATGAACAAATGCGCAACGAAATTACGCCGAAGAATATTTTAATGATTGGCCCGACGGGTGTAGGGAAAACAGAAATCGCCCGCCGCCTGGCGAAGTTGGCTCAGGCGCCTTTCATCAAGATAGAGGCGACAAAATTTACTGAAGTGGGTTATGTTGGCCGCGACGTTGAGTCGATAGTGCGTGATTTAGTCGACATGGCGGTAAAGATGGTGCGCGAGAAAGAAATGGAGAAAGTAAAGCACCGCGCAGAAGACGCTGCCGAAGAGCGCATACTTGACGCTCTATTGCCCCCGCCACGCAGTAGCGAATTCGGTGACTCACAAACAAATAAAGAATCCAGCACCACCCGCCAGGTATTTCGTAAGAAATTACGTGAAGGCGAACTCGGCGACAAGGAAATTGAATTAGAGCTAAATGCAATGCCCATAGGCGTTGAAATTATGGCCCCGCCCGGCATGGAAGAAATGTCAAACCAATTACAAAGCATGTTTTCCAATATGTCCGGTAACCGTAAGAAAACGCGAAAACTCAAAATCAAAGAAGCCTATAAGCTACTCTGCGATGAAGAAGCCGCCAAACTGGTCAACGAAGAAGACTTAAAAACACAGGCCATTCATTCGGTAGAACAAAACGGTATTGTCTTCCTCGATGAAATTGACAAGGTAACGAAACGCTCTGGTGTCAATGGACCAGACGTCTCTCGCGAAGGCGTACAGCGCGACCTGCTCCCCTTGATCGAAGGCTGCACCATCAGCACTAAATTCGGTATGATCAAAACCGATCATATTTTATTTATCGCCTCCGGTGCCTTTCATCTGGCAAAACCTTCAGATTTGATACCGGAACTACAGGGTCGGTTACCCATACGCGTTGAACTCAACGCACTAACACCAGAAGATTTTGAACGTATTCTAACCGAACCGGACGCTAGCCTAACAGAGCAGTACCAAGCACTGCTCGGTACAGAAGGCACCGACATCCAATATACCAAAGACGGCATCTGCCGCATTGCTGAAATCGCCTGGCAGGTGAACGAACGTACCGAAAATATTGGCGCTCGTCGTTTACATACGGTCATGGAAAGGCTGCTCGAATCAGTTTCTTTCGACGCAACAGACTCCACTAAAGTCACCATAGATTCGGCTTATGTTGATCAGTATTTGGGTGATTTAGCGCAAGACGAAGACCTCTCGCGGTATATCCTCTAA
- the had gene encoding 6-hydroxycyclohex-1-ene-1-carbonyl-CoA dehydrogenase, with product MMSSSYRWVMNEPGQALEKVNFELEQPGAGEVTVEVAGCGVCHTDLGYFYDGVRTNHELPLALGHEISGRVIAAGAGAEALVGKAVIIPAVIPCGDCDLCQRGLKNICRSQKMPGNDIQGGFASHITVPGHCLCEVDESKLKAAGLSLPDVAVIADALTTPYQACVQADVKPGDLAIVIGIGGVGGYAVQIAKAMGATVVAVDVDAEKLAKQKDFGASLTLNATEYQGKELKKAIISFAKEQGLRTTEWKIFECSGSAPGQNTAFGLLTFGAHIAVVGFTMAKLELRLSNLMAFHAKAQGNWGCSPDYYPAALELVLDGKVTMTPFVEQHPLDQINEVFAAAHEHKLTARAILVP from the coding sequence ATTATGAGTTCTAGCTATCGTTGGGTAATGAATGAACCAGGCCAAGCGCTGGAGAAAGTCAACTTCGAGCTTGAGCAACCGGGGGCGGGAGAGGTTACTGTTGAAGTAGCAGGTTGCGGTGTCTGTCACACCGACCTCGGTTATTTCTATGATGGCGTTCGTACTAACCATGAACTACCGCTAGCCCTAGGGCATGAAATCAGCGGTCGTGTTATTGCTGCTGGAGCAGGCGCTGAAGCACTCGTTGGTAAAGCTGTCATTATTCCTGCCGTCATCCCCTGCGGCGACTGTGATCTCTGCCAACGCGGTCTAAAAAATATTTGCCGCAGCCAAAAAATGCCCGGCAATGATATCCAAGGCGGCTTCGCCTCCCACATCACCGTCCCCGGACACTGTTTGTGTGAAGTGGACGAATCCAAACTAAAGGCCGCTGGCCTGTCTTTACCCGATGTCGCGGTAATCGCTGACGCTTTAACCACGCCTTATCAAGCTTGCGTCCAAGCCGACGTTAAGCCTGGCGATCTGGCCATTGTTATTGGTATCGGTGGTGTTGGTGGCTACGCGGTGCAGATAGCTAAAGCGATGGGTGCAACAGTTGTAGCCGTCGATGTAGATGCCGAAAAACTCGCCAAACAAAAGGATTTCGGCGCCAGCCTCACCTTGAACGCAACGGAATATCAGGGCAAAGAACTGAAGAAAGCCATTATTAGTTTTGCTAAAGAGCAGGGGCTACGCACGACCGAATGGAAAATTTTTGAGTGTTCGGGCAGCGCACCGGGCCAAAACACCGCTTTTGGCCTGCTCACTTTTGGGGCCCACATTGCCGTCGTGGGATTCACTATGGCCAAGTTGGAGCTACGTTTATCAAACTTGATGGCCTTCCATGCCAAAGCCCAAGGCAACTGGGGTTGTTCACCGGACTACTATCCTGCCGCCCTGGAGTTGGTGCTGGATGGAAAGGTTACCATGACACCTTTCGTGGAGCAGCACCCGCTCGATCAAATCAACGAAGTATTTGCAGCCGCGCATGAGCATAAATTAACTGCTCGTGCCATTTTAGTACCTTAA